In the Clarias gariepinus isolate MV-2021 ecotype Netherlands chromosome 10, CGAR_prim_01v2, whole genome shotgun sequence genome, aaacattAAGTAGTGAAGAGTAAAGAATATAGAagtaatgatatatatatatatatatatatatatatatatatatatatatatatatatatatatatatatatattaaatattaacatttatcaGGACACTTCTTTAAGTAACCTTTTAATTCATGGTTTATCTATGTGGCAGTGACATTTGATAATCATACCTGTACCAACTTGTTAAAGTGTTAAAGTCACTGCTGTCATTtcttacttcttcttcttcttcttcttcttgtcctTCTTGTCCATCTTTTTTTGCAGGAATCTCATTTTAACAGCTTGGCttataaatcttttaaactCATCAAGTGGAAAGTGCACCGTAGAGGAATAGACGATTTGGTGTACACTAATGTGATGTATGGAAAAGTGTAATAAACCTCGAAAAGTTAAAGACCCAACCACATTATTAATAGAAAAACTGCTGCAATGCCACATGGTTTTTTAGGGTTGAAATATTGTTgtgttgtcattattattattattattattatctcctAATTGTGTAAATCAATCGCACCTCTATTAACAagataaacaaattaacaattGCAGTCTTATTTTTcgcattgtatatacagtaaacaattaaaataaccaTAATGGGACCtggttttaagtttttttttttcctccccaaaaaataaattacattcaataaataaaattttgtagtAATAAATATAGTATACAAACAGTAAACAACAACCTTATACAGTAACACAATCTTAAAGTTCTTGCCACACAAATGTTTCCTCCTCATGCTTATTAGCTAGACAGGTAGAATTGCATGGATGCTGTGTAGCTGGTGGAGCTTACCATTATCATCACGGAACTGAATTAATTGTGTTCTGCTTATTAAGGTTAATCCAAAAATGCCTGGAAATTATCTTTATCTGttgttacatactgtaacacacaatCTATTCAGCTCAGGTCAAGAAAACCTCATTAAAACTTAACACTGTGAGCTGCATGCTTTTGATGTTGTGCATGCACTTTTGTGAAGGAGAATGTATAATCTGTGTAAAAAGGGAGGTACTGTTAATGTGTCCTTAACAGGAAATAACATAATAGTAGTCAGTAGATGGAGCCAGATCTGTGCtacagtgatgtacagtagagtAAATCTTTTGACAAGCAAAGGGTTAATAAGTGTAAAAACAGTGTTAATGTAAATTAGACATATTGATATAAAGAGAATTTGGAAGGAAGATGTACCTTTTCTAGTAGGTCCTGGTCAATGGGCTTTGGCTTGTGATTAAGGGATGTTACTGTACTTCAATTTTAAGTAGTACTATGGGgctatgggagaaaaaaaagtgagaaaaccACATCTGACAAACAAAATCATTCATATTAGTTAGTGTccaatatgtactgtacatttcacaTAATATTTCAAATGATTATTAATATGAAGGTTTCAACACATAGTTGTGTTCTATGATTTTATCTACCTGTCTTGAAAAAGTACACCTGCTCaggtgagataaaaaaaaaggaaaaagaaattcTATCATTGTGGGTGACCTGTAAGATCAAAGCACACTTTCAGTTTTTCTGTCGTAAGCTACAGCTGGACATCAGCTGGATATGCGGTGGGTATGCATTAATACAAACCTCTGACATGCAGTTACATTATTGTCAGAAGTAATAGAAAGTCAATTAACATCTttcaaccaatcagatttgaacATGGAACAGTACCGTGGTACCTACAACTATATTATTATGAGGTATACGGTGTCTACCAGGGAGTAGTTCATTTTTAGTGTATTTCATGATATTATGTATTCATGATAACAGAGTTTTCTTTTGACCTCAATACTCTGTGCTATCAACAAACACATTCCTTAGTATAATCTATGTTCTGAAGGCTCATAATTAAGAACAATTCCCAAACTTCTGTTCTTCTCCACgttatcttttataaacattccagACCCGATGTAACCACTACTActgccccttttttttttttttttggtgcttttTGTGCATGTATGCATAATTATCCTCCAGTCTTCCTTcctgaacactgacttgtgtgtttcattgGGGGGGGTTGCCAGGATTCAGGTGGactacaggctgagcactgagtagacaaaggGGCGTctaccataataaaaaaaaaaatcctttcatATACATCAGTCATGAGTTTCACTTTTCAAGACAACTTCTGGCTGATTCTTAAGTCATTTAAAGTCTCTTTATGTATTATTTAGCATAGTTTTTTAGATAATCCTTTCATTAGAAGCTTTAAACTTACATAATTGGGGTAAAATGTCACAGCTactgactgcagtgtgtgtcagAGTGAGGCACAATACAAAACAAGCCAGCTGCATCACTTTATACTGTCACATGATCAGTAAAGCAAAACCAGCTGAAATAAATAGGCAGTTGTCAATAATCTAAATGCAGTGGATggacttttattttaagaaagttGGTCTCTTCATTTAGTGCAATAGGGTGCTGTCATCAACTACCCAAGTCATACTGAAACTAATAGAGGGGGAGGCTGGGGATGCATTGTTCATAcaataaaacatgaaacatCATAatctttgcaaaaaaataaataaataaaaggtttggTGTTAATGACTgtaatatttactataatattttaccaatattttggcatttgtgGTTTGAATCTGAAATGATTTATTTGACGCACCTCCCTCAACAATTACAATTctcatatcttttttttcattacattactactgtatatagtgtgtaaCTTAGCAGAATCGTGAATAAAACCTGAAggaactataaataaataactgactgTTTGAGTGACATCATGTCTGACAGCAAACATGCCGGTGTGTTTAGTCCAGATTAAAGTGAAGTATGAAGTCTGGCACTATAGAAGAGCGTGGTGACAATATTACACATCAGTATAACTACTATGagatgacaacaacaacaacaacaacaacaataatgatgTGGTTTGAGACAAACTTATATAGGTGCACATCCTGTGGAACGTTTGAGGGGTGACAAACTGATTTCTCATTGTGGTTATGTGAAAAGTGACTCAAGCAGTCAAATGAAACTATCAGAGCTGTGGtgtttcaacacacacacacacacacacacacacacacactttacaaatGTTATTTGTAGGGGATTTTGATCTTGGTCAGTACAagtgtacaaataaaacaaagaatacATTTGAGTCACACTTTTTGCAACTTATGACAAATCATTTAGTCAGTTAGTGTCGTTTTTAGTCTTCAGTATCACACTATAGTTTTGccttctctctatctctctctttctctctgtagtTTTGCATATGCGTGTGTGGTAGGAAATCAAActatgagagagagacagagagagagagagagagagagagagagagagagatttgattGGTTTGTGATACAAAGTGGTGAGGGAGGAGCCTCAAAAGAGATTTAAATAAAGCTCCACCCGTATCAACACAGACATCATCTAGAACAtatcatttagaaaaaaaaaatacaaaatgataaggttaaactgttatttttatattatactaattatatatttatgcacTTCACCTGTGGACACAATGATAATTATAACACATCAACACTGGAATATAAATACAAAGTGAAAAGggtatattaatttataatgtataaCTACACATGGTGGATTGTGAACCTTACAAGGTTTGAATTAAACGCCGTTAAAACCGTACTTGACTTCCCTGACATTATATGTGCTTGGTTCACCAAGagtgtttaaaaataagctTTTAAAGTCTTTTAGGTTTTTGTCAATGAGATCCTTGAAGAGTTCCTGAATTAATATGCCATTGATTACTGTATATTGATCAAATCTTAATTTTAATCAAACCGGGTTTGTGCGCTAAATGAAAGATTACTGAACATACTGTGTTTCACTAAGCGTCAGTCCAGTTCcttgggtacaccctggaggaAAAGTGGAGTTGGGGTGGATAAGAGAAAAGTTGAAGTGCTGCCTCCCATTCTATCGGCACTGCATTTACTGGCTGGGGTTAGGACTATGtgagggaattgaacccagaccttTCACATGGTGGGCATGAAACCTACTATTGAGCCACCACAAGGCTGTCATCTACTGTATTGACCAAAATCTAAAACCACAAGCGACCTCAAATGCTTTCTTAAGTTCACTTTTTTTCTACTGACAGTGCAATCAAGGCACCACAGAAGCTAAACTTCTCTCCTACAAAGAAAACCAAAGAGTCTCAgctgtaaatctgtaaaaactGAATTCCCCTTTAACAGTGTAAAACAAGGTTTCCTGACAGCTTCCATTCTATATCATGGCAATTTATAGCAGaggtttatgttttaaaaaccgGAGTAGGGACAGTGTTACGGGATGCCAGCATCATGGTATAACACAATCCCTACTCCACTCTTTAAAGCATGATTTAAAGCATTACATTTTTTCCAGAAAACTAAGTCTATCCAAAGGAACTGTGATGCAGGCGACCAAGAAGAACTTGCAAACAATTACGGACAAATAAAGGCACTGgctgaaaatgattcctcaaaATTAAGCCAAAACTTCTTATTCCTCATTGTCGTTGACTATTAAAGATGTGAGGTATTCCAAGTCCTCCAAATAACTCAAGCCACATGTCTTCACCTTTTGAGAGGTTTAACTTCACATAGGTACAACAATGGTAAACTTTCTCTATcttaaataattgaaaatgCCCAACCTGTTGCTAGGCCTGTTGAAATCCAATTTTGATAGTAAGCATCTGAATTTCTGACCTCGTATGAACTGGCCTTGCATTTTAGATTGTGTTTTCTCTAAGCCTTTTGGTCTTTAACCTTGATTATGTACAAAGCAGGACTTTCATAGAcctttgaccctggaggtgcgaggctacagtcccaaccactacaccactataCTGCCTATATTAATCTTTCCTATTATAGAATTTCTGGGAAAATTTCCTACATTCTtaagttaattaatttatttttaagtaactttactgtttttattttgtaataaccttttaaaaataagacCATCATGTACTAATTTTCTTAGCACATGTTGGTCTTATTTTAAACAGGTCATATCGGCATGATAGTTATTATTAGACTGcaaaacagtttatttatttttgattccTAAGTTCAtgtaagataattatttttttttaaatgtgtattattaCTATAAAGTTATGATATATTAAGTATATtaagtattaataaaaattctaaaatgcagtagtaataaaaatgtaacattaagttgttgtactgtatatgtattgtttattttattttattttattttttattttattttatttttatttatttttatttattttattttattttatttattttcacatttattcaTGGGGTGCTAAAATAATTTTGGGaaaaataaaactgcacaatGAGTTTCCTTGTCCTTAATTTACTtatacactgtacagtacactgtatCTTGCGTGTAAACACAGGTTATTAGTTATTCCAGTACAAAACAAATTTAAGTTAACTTTTAAGCACTGCAAGGTCAAGCTCCTTCCTACAGATCAGTCACAAGCATTAATACataggtacacacacacacacacacacacacacagagaaccaCAAATTAACTTACACCTACACACGAAGAACCACAACACACCTTTACAGAGCACACAGTGGGAGTTTTTTTAGTACTTtgcactcttacacacacagtagaCAAAAATCAGTCAAACTAAAGTCAAACACAAACACCACTAAACACCAtcaaaaaagtttaaacaagtttttgttataccattcctttttttgtttgtttgtaatatttttgctaaataagAATAAACGTGTGATCTGTTTGTCTACAAATGAGACACTTAGACAATTTGTTGCAGAGAATAAACCTGAATTAGGATGATTATCATATTTACTAAGCATTGATTCATTTCAACTTTtttaggagacttagggaacaAGGCAGgaaacaccctggatggggtgccaatccatcgcacacacacatacacatacacatacacatacacagactagaggcgggaattgaacttGGATtagcaaagcgacagtgctaaccactaagccactgtgctgccttggctcattttctattattattaatattattattattattattagtagtagtagtagtagtaatcaCCCTTTTCACCTACAGAAAGTGTTTTATATACATGACAGTAGGCACAAAAAGGAAGCAATCCCCctaagaccccccccccccccccgcaccCCACTTATCCATCAATTTCAGGACACCCTGCACCCAAACACTAATGCGAACATAATacacatgaaataaaacaaaaataaaagtaaaaaaaatgttatacagtgtgtgttggtgtgttgttCTACTAAACTACCAGAAGCAGCACAAGGTGCCACAGTCAGGTAGCTCAGTCTGTGATGTCAGAGTTTCATTTCATAACACTTTGGCTCTGAGTGAGATATGATCAGTTTGATCGTCTGACAGTGTAGCAGGAGGAGACATGCATTAGACACCCCTCGGACTGGAGATGTTGATGTTGATGTGGACTACATTGttggtttttaataaaatcGGTAAGAATGGATGGACATTTATGTTTTCTGATAATATATAGGTTTAGCCCACagtattttaagaaatgtaaatataatctgtgtttttgttagaTTTATGATAATCTGACTTATTATGTGTAGAATAAGATTGTGAGAATAACATTTCATTCTTTACATCTTGACATTAGATTCTGGACAATGTAATGATATTCACCAGCCGAACCCACTGATCACTGCTGATGTTGGTGAAAACGTGACTCTGCACTGCTTTAGACTGGGGACAGACACAACTGGTTCTATCGTTTGGTTCAAGCAAAAAGTGGGACATGAACCTTGTCTATTTGTTACAGTTGGACGTAAACCCATTTTTGAAAACCAGTTTAGGTCTCAACGATTCAGCATCAAGGAAGAAGAAAGAGGCTACCATTTACATATTGCTCATGTGGAACCATCAGATGAAGCCATGTACTACTGTGGTGTTCAAAGATTTTCCCAAACTTTTGGAAAAGGAACATTTTTGTCAGTTAAAGGTATGAATGTTAACATATACAATATAGAAGTATTAATTCTCAGGAAGCAGGAAGGACATCTCATGTAAAACCTGTGGCAATACTTTGTGGATCGATTGATCCAATGTTGTGGccctgaaaaagagaaatatagaaacataattatttttattatttgtagatCTAATAAAATGTGCGTATTAATTTCTCATTGTATTACAATCTTTAAGTGTCTTTAAATGGTAATTAAGTGCCATATTAGAATTAGTTCTCATTGAATAGTCAGTGGTCTCAGTACTTTTTCAATCTGCTTGTGacctacagtattaaattaCGCTAAACAATGTGATAtactttaaagcatttatttctattCTATTTGTTATACATGTCTAAatattaaagcaaaataaaagcgTTTACTCTCTCTATCTTACACTAAACAGGTAAAACAGATTTAAGTGTCTCCGTGTTCCAGAGCAGTGTGTTGGACTCGGTTCCTGCAGGAGCGTCAGTGACTCTGCAGTGCTCGGTTCTCTCTGAGAGCAGAGCAGCAGAACTCCAAgtgctctggttcagagctGCTCCACCACAATCCCATCCTCAAAtcatttacactcatcacaATAGCAGCCATCAGTGTGAGAGCGGCTCTtctacacacacctgtgtgtacAACTTCTCCAAGAACATCCTCAGCCTCAATGATACTGGGACTTACTACTGCGCTGTGGCCGTGTGTGGGAAGATCATTTTTGGGAACGGGACGCAAGTACAATTAGATGTGAATACATTGACTGACCAACATTCATGTAAGAATGAattaaatgttgatttttttttattattaaatactaaatatttattgcatatttatatattttcctacAGTTTCTTTAGTGATCTGCCTTGCTGTAGCTTTGGCACTGTGTGTGGTGATGAACTTTGTTCaacttattttaatttgtaaaaaacaaGACCTTGATCTACAACACGGTAAATTTCATTAATTTGAAgtagaaaataatttaattgcatGAAGACACTCAGCACAAGTACAAATTTggaatcttcttttttttttttacagtaatacGTCAACAAGGTTCTATCATACAGGTAACCATTCATCAATGTGTATACACATATTAACAAAAATGAGCACTTATTATCATTTTGTGATTAACTCTTAATCTTTTGTGTTTCTTCAGGACTGtgatgctgtggaaatgaaCTATGCTTCTATAAATTTCAATAAAagtgaaagaggaaaaagagaacAACCTCAAGATAGTGTTTATTCTAAAGTGTTAAACGCTTCTGTTACTTGAATTACTGTTAATCTTTCACTATTAAGTCATATAACAagtaaaataaatctgtaaaaagcatttaacagcatgtaaaatggatttttttaaagaaaaaactaatgAACAATAGAgctttaataatataatgtgtGGATGTTCTTATTAACCTTACTAGTGAAAGGTTTAATAAACTTTATCATGTGGTGTGGTCTGTTTATTTATAGTGCATAATAAAGATTGTGTTTATTATGTTTTGCCATCAATTTATTAATATGTAACATTTTAATCTAATTTGCATATAGTAATCATGACAGTATTTATACCGGGTGTATCTAAACTCTTTTGATATTTAAATCAGACAGTCGTCCACTTGATCCGGTTAAACATGCTGATGAAAAGGTTTGACCACAACTGACAatcaacaacaataaataataaataaataaataaacacattttgaaagTAGATCACATGTTGGGCGTACATTGTCATGTGCATGCAGTGTGCATGCTCTGCTAGTGCAGTACAAGCCCATGATGTCCAAAAGACAGCGTAAAAGCAGCAGCAATGAAGTTGGTTCTGCTAAGACGCACCAAGCAATAACTATAGagataaaagtgaaaataactAAAAGAATAGATTGAGGTGAAAAGATTGCAGACATTGTTGGTTCTTTCACTGATGCTTGATTCTAAAGAACAGTGCAGCAACATTTGTTGGACTTACTAATAAATAGGACTTAGGAATGAGCTTAAGTGTTTGAAATCCActtaatatctatctatctatctatctatctatctatataaatatatatatatatatatatatatatatatatatatatatatatatatatatatatatatatatatggttacAGGTTTATAAAATCAAGCACCCGGCATGCAGACAGCATCTACAAACATTCAGTGAATTCCAGCGTTAAATAGGGATAGGATGCCACCTTTGCAATAAGTGTAGTTGTGAAATTTCCTTGCTACTGAATATTCAACTGTTAGTAGTATTCTAACAAAGTGGAAGTgattgggaatgacagaaaatcaAGCATGAAGTGCTAGGCTGTGTATTGCACAGAGTTCATGAACTTTCAATAGTCAATAGCTACAGACCTCCGAACATCATGTGACCTTCAGATTAGCTTAAGAACAGTGTGTAGAGAGCTTCATGAAATGGTTTTCATGGGCAATCATCTCCACCCAAACCTTACATCACCAAGTGCAATTCAAATCATcggatgcagtggtgtaaagcatgCTGCCACGGCACTCTAACGCACCGGAGACGTGTTCTCTAAACCACTTTAAGAAACACTTATTTAAACCATATCAGAATTTTGTCTCTGTCCATGGTGTTGAATTTTGAAGTAAGATGAGAGGAATGTCACTATGAGATACATCGTTGATCTTAATGTTGGAATGCTGAACGTGCTACCAGGGTAgcaatttaaagaataaaaagcaaCTGTGCCTAACCTGTTGCTAGGTCTGTTGAAATCCAATTTTTGTTGGAAAGTATTACACCCTGAACATTATATCATGGCCTGTTCAGGTTGTGCAGTCAGTAGTCCTCATCCTCATTGGTTTTATGTCATCTTTTGGCAttagtacagtattagttttGGTAATTGATTCAGTTATATAAAGAGGGCCACAGTTGGCAGCCTAGTGcagtgattcatttatttatatggtGCAGGTATTTGTGTATGACCTTACCTTGGCttgtttcttctttccttttgcTTAGCCATCAGAATTCGTCTATGCCTCTGAATTTCATACCTTGTCTGACCTAGCCTTGTCTTTTAAATCGTGTTTTCCTTAAGACTTTTGGTTTTTTACCTTCTACGTCTCGACCTTGATTATGTACAAAGCAGGACTTGAAccttcgaccctggaggtgtaggGCCACAGtcccaaccactacaccaccatgctgccttttGATGTTAATCTTTCCAATTATAGAAATTCTGGGAAATTCCTagaattttaatttctttatttttaagtaaatttaatatgtttttttctaaaattctCTTAGCACTTGTTGGTCtttatggtttattttaaacaggTCATATCAACCTGTTAGTGATTTCGAACCTGCAAAATAGTTTTAATATAGataagattatttatttttattaatgtgtatTATTACAATGATGTTATGGTATATTTAGTATTTatggtatattatatatttataaaaattttgaaacacaatggtaataaaaatttaacactAAACCAAATTAAAGCTAATATAAATCAAGCTTAGACATACTGATCTAAGGAAAAGCAAAGAGGCCTTGACACAATATTAATCATCTTTCATTTCTGGCCATCCTCAATCAAATCACATGAAAAAGATTGGtgtatattttacttatttatttaattattcattgaggcgaaataattattttgagaaGAATTAAAATGCACAATGAGTTTCCTggtgattaatttaattatacacTGTATAATGTGTGTAAACACTGATTTGGCAAGTTGTTTGTTATTCCAGTACAGAACAAATTAAAGTTaacttttgatttaatttgatcaGACAGAAGcattgatacacacacacacacggacgcacgcacgcacacacacacacacacacacacacacacacagaaccacaAATTAACTTACACCTACACACGAAGAACCACAACACACCTTTACAGAGCACACAGTGGGAGTTTTTTAATACTTtgcactcttacacacactagACAAAAATCAGTCAAACTAAAGTCAAACACAAacaccactaatcaaaaaaggTTAAGCAATTTTTTCTTATAccattcctttttttgtttgtttgaaatatttttgctaaataagATAGAACATGTGATCTGTTTGTCTACAAAGGAGACACTTAGACAATTTGTTGCAGAGAATAAACctgaataatatatttttactaaACATTGATTCATTTCAACTTtttcaggagacttagggaacaAGGCAGGAAACACCCTGggtgaggtgccaatccatcgcagggcacacacacacacacatacacagattaaaggcgggaattgaacttGGATtagcaaagcgacagtgctaaccactaagctgccTTGActcattttctattattattattattattattattattagtagtagtagtaatcaCCTTTTTTACCTTCAGTGAGTGTTTTATATAAGTGAATAATAGACACAAAATTGGAGCAATCCCCTAGGAACGCCCCGTCCATTAATTTCAGGACACCCTGCACCCAAACACTAATGCGAACATAATacacatgaaataaaacaaaaataaatcacataaatttggaaaagttatactgtacagtgtgtgttgtTCTACTAAACTGCCAGAAGCAGCACAAGGTGCCACAGTCAGGTAGCTCAGTCTGTGATGTCAGAGTTTCATTTCATAACACTTTGGCTCTGAGTGAGATATGATCAGTTTGATTGTCTGACAGTGTAGCAGGAGGACACATACATTAGACACCCCTCGGACTGGAGatgttgatgttgttgtggacTACATTGttggtttttaataaaatcGGTAAGAATGGATGGACATTTATGTTTTCTGATAATATATAGGTTTAGCACACagtattttaagaaatgtaattatcatttgtgtttttgttaaatttatgatAATCTAAGTTATTATGTAAAGAATAAGATTGTGAGAATAACATTTCATTCTTTACATCTTGACATTAGATTCTGGACGATGTAATGATATTCACCAGCCGAACCCACTGATCACTGCTGATGTGGGTGAAAATGTGATTCTGCACTGCTTTAGACTGGGAAATGAAACTGTCGGTTCCATCGTTTGGTACAAGCAAAAAATAGGACATGAACCTTGTCTATTTGTTACAGTTGGACGTAAATCCATTTTTGAAAAGCAGTTTAGGTCTCAACGATTCAGCATCAAGGAAGAAGAAAGAGGCTACCATTTACATATTGCTCATGTGGAACCATCAGATGAAGCCATGTACTACTGTGGTGTTCAAAGATTTTCCCAAACTTTTGGAAAAGGAACATTTTTGTCAGTTAAAGGTATGAATGTTAACATATACAATATAGAAGTATTAATAATCAGGAAGCAGGAAGGACATCTCATGTAAAACCTGTGGCAATACTTTGTGGATCAATTGATCCAATGTTGTggccctgtaaaaaaaaaaaatatatatatatatatataaacatataattatgtgtatataattatattattatatattataattgaattattttttacagtatttgtaaATCTAATAAAATGTGCGTATAAATTTCTCAttgtcttacattttttttagtgtCTTTAAATGGTAATTAAGTGCCATATTAGAATTAGTTCTCATTGAATAGTCAGTGGTCTCAGTACTATTTCAATCTGCTTGTGACCTACAGAATTAAATTACGCTAAAAATAGGTAAAACAATGTGATAtactttaaagcatttatttatattctatcTGTTATACATGTCTAAatattaaagcaaaataaaagtgtttactCTATATTACACTAAACAGGTAAACCAGATTTAAGTGTCTCCGTGTTCCAGAGCGGTGTGTTGGACTCGGTTCCTGCAGGAGCGTCAGTGACTCTGCAGTGCTCGGTTCTCTCTGAGAGCAGAGCAGCAGAACTCCAAgtgctctggttcagagctGCTCCACCACAATCCCATCCTCAAAtcatttacactcatcacaACAGCAGCCATCAGTGTGAGAGCGGCTCTtctacacacacctgtgtgtacAACTTCTCCAAGAACATCCTCAGCCTCAGTGATACTGGGACTTACTACTGCGCTGTGGCCACGTGTGGGAAGATCATTTTTGGGAACGGGACACGAGTACAACTGGATGTAAATACATTGACTGACCAACATTTACGTAAGaatgaattaaatgtttaaattttttaaaacaaatttattaaacaccaaatatttataatgtatttatatattttcctacAGTTTCTTTAGTGATCTGCCTTGCTGTAGCTTTGGCACTGTGTGTGGTGATGAACTTTGTTCAACTTATTTTAAGTTGTAAGAAACAAGAATTTGATCTCCAACATGGtaaatttcattaattttaagTAGAATATAATTTAATTGCATGAAGACACTCAGCACAAGTACAAATTTggaatcttctttttttt is a window encoding:
- the LOC128531790 gene encoding uncharacterized protein LOC128531790, which codes for MNLVYLLQLDVNPFLKTSLGLNDSASRKKKEATIYILLMWNHQMKPCTTVVFKDFPKLLEKEHFCQLKSSVLDSVPAGASVTLQCSVLSESRAAELQVLWFRAAPPQSHPQIIYTHHNSSHQCESGSSTHTCVYNFSKNILSLNDTGTYYCAVAVCGKIIFGNGTQTPLGLEMLMLLWTTLLVFNKIDSGRCNDIHQPNPLITADVGENVILHCFRLGNETVGSIVWYKQKIGHEPCLFVTVGRKSIFEKQFRSQRFSIKEEERGYHLHIAHVEPSDEAMYYCGVQRFSQTFGKGTFLSVKGKPDLSVSVFQSGVLDSVPAGASVTLQCSVLSESRAAELQVLWFRAAPPQSHPQIIYTHHNSSHQCESGSSTHTCVYNFSKNILSLSDTGTYYCAVATCGKIIFGNGTRVQLDVNTLTDQHLLICLAVALALCVVMNFVQLILSCKKQEFDLQHVIRQQGSIIQVTIQQRDCDAVKMNYASINFNKSERAKRKQPQDSVYSEVLYTSVT